From Pagrus major chromosome 18, Pma_NU_1.0, a single genomic window includes:
- the LOC141012999 gene encoding protocadherin gamma-A6 — MHFLLFIPLFGVSFGEVRYSLPEEMQRGSVIGNVARDLGLKVRDLDARRARVVAEGTRQLCELDTASGNLLISQRIDREELCAQANVCILQYQLLLEDPLQAYSLVLDINDINDNSPVFAAGEIKLDLVESTVLGRRFPLESAHDPDLGTNSVREYKLSPNEHFALEMSTQINGNAYPELVLKKPLDREAKAEHVLKINGIDGGNPVRSGTASIFIRVLDANDNVPVFSQRVYKVSVPENSPIGTVIATLNATDLDEGVYGEITYSFSHLSDKMGGVFEINPLSGEVRVAGLIDYEEANTHELDVQAKDGGGQASHCKLVIDVIDVNDNKPVIEIKSASANVAEDSKPGTMVALINVYDLDTGSSGRVTCTIPDDVPFKLVSEVKNYFMLVTDGILDREFQSEYNITVTATDAGSPSLSGLKVLKIVVTDINDNPPTFTQKEYDANILENQPVGTFVMKVKAEDTDDASNAKILYQILRDTNSEASSFLTINAETGELFTSRLFDYEQSVHFQIKVTARDGGDPPLSSTCTVNVFIKDQNDNAPVVLYPVQTTGFIAEDMVPVEAPRGYLVTKVVAVDADSGHNAWLSYRIIRATRPNLFMVGLHTGEIRTVRAFMEDDEPKHTVLVLVTDNGHETLSATVTVSIAVGDGLPVLNELFEFAEESQDSENITLYLIIALAAVSSLFILLISGVFYFKLCRRGYVYRSTTTSLPVFPTTYCPPSFTDLSRCGTLLKDERYDSFLTTGSWRGDFRFVSNTDTDTLKKRSAAYQSTLRRTSTDRNTLKVRAGAPHPCYVLQ, encoded by the coding sequence ATGCATTTTTTACTGTTTATCCCCCTATTTGGCGTTTCGTTTGGAGAAGTCCGTTACAGCCTTCCCGAGGAGATGCAGCGGGGCTCGGTTATCGGGAATGTTGCGCGGGACCTGGGGCTGAAAGTAAGGGATCTTGATGCTCGTCGAGCCCGTGTTGTTGCCGAAGGAACTCGACAGCTGTGTGAGCTGGACACTGCGTCAGGAAATCTTTTGATCAGCCAACGGATAGACCGAGAGGAGCTCTGCGCACAAGCCAATGTCTGCATCCTACAGTATCAGCTCTTGCTGGAAGATCCCCTTCAAGCATACAGTTTAGTTTTGGacattaatgatataaatgACAACAGCCCGGTGTTCGCTGCAGGAGAGATAAAACTAGATTTGGTCGAATCCACAGTTCTGGGGAGACGCTTTCCCTTGGAGAGCGCGCATGACCCCGATCTTGGAACCAACTCAGTCCGCGAATATAAACTGAGCCCGAATGAACACTTCGCACTGGAAATGAGCACACAAATAAACGGCAATGCTTATCCTGAACTTGTTCTTAAAAAACCCCTGGACCGGGAGGCAAAAGCTGAACATGTACTGAAAATCAATGGGATTGACGGCGGGAATCCAGTCAGATCAGGAACCGCTTCTATCTTTATCCGTGTTCTGGACGCCAATGACAATGTCCCAGTTTTTAGCCAACGAGTTTACAAAGTCTCTGTGCCAGAAAACTCGCCCATAGGGACTGTAATCGCAACGCTCAATGCCACAGACTTGGATGAAGGTGTTTATGGAGAGATAACATACTCTTTCAGTCACCTGTCAGACAAGATGGGGGGAGTTTTTGAAATTAACCCCCTAAGTGGAGAAGTTCGGGTGGCAGGTCTTATTGACTATGAAGAGGCCAATACGCATGAGCTGGATGTTCAGGCTAAAGACGGTGGTGGTCAGGCTTCTCACTGTAAACTTGTAATTGACGTCATTGATGTTAATGACAACAAACCTGTGATTGAGATAAAGTCAGCTTCTGCTAACGTGGCTGAAGACTCTAAACCAGGAACTATGGTTGCTCTGATTAATGTTTATGACTTGGACACTGGCAGCAGTGGGCGCGTCACGTGTACAATTCCAGACGATGTTCCATTTAAACTTGTATCAGAGGTCAAAAACTATTTCATGTTGGTGACTGACGGGATATTAGACAGAGAATTTCAATCAGAATATAATATCACAGTGACTGCCACTGACGCGggctctccctcactctctggtttaaaagttttaaaaatcgTGGTTACTGATATAAATGACAACCCTCCAACTTTTACGCAGAAAGAGTACGATGCCAACATCTTGGAAAACCAACCCGTTGGTACGTTTGtgatgaaagtgaaggcagagGACACTGATGACGCGTCCAATGCTAAAATCCTGTACCAAATATTAAGGGATACAAACTCAGAAGCGTCCTCCTTCCTTACCATCAACGCAGAAACAGGAGAGCTGTTCACATCACGCCTCTTTGATTATGAACAGTCAGTTCACTTCCAAATTAAGGTGACAGCTCGAGATGGAGGCGACCCTCCACTCTCCAGCACCTGCACCGTAAACGTTTTCATTAAAGACCAAAATGACAATGCACCTGTCGTCTTATATCCTGTCCAAACCACCGGGTTCATAGCTGAAGATATGGTGCCAGTTGAAGCGCCTCGAGGTTACCTGGTCACTAAGGTGGTAGCTGTGGACGCCGACTCCGGCCATAACGCCTGGCTTTCATACAGAATAATCAGAGCAACGCGGCCCAACCTGTTCATGGTCGGACTGCATACAGGAGAGATCAGAACTGTGCGAGCATTCATGGAGGACGATGAGCCGAAACATACTGTGTTAGTTTTAGTGACGGATAACGGGCACGAAACTCTCTCCGCCACTGTCACAGTCAGCATAGCAGTTGGAGACGGGCTGCCAGTTTTAAACGAACTCTTTGAGTTTGCAGAAGAATCACAAGACAGCGAAAACATAACTCTCTATTTGATTATCGCCCTGGCAGCagtttcctctcttttcatccTCTTAATCAGcggtgtgttttattttaagctGTGCAGGCGTGGTTATGTTTACCGTTCGACCACCACTAGTCTCCCCGTTTTCCCCACGACCTACTGCCCGCCTAGTTTTACAGATCTAAGCCGGTGTGGGACCCTGCTGAAAGATGAGCGGTACGATTCCTTCTTGACCACCGGGTCCTGGAGAGGCGATTTTCGTTTCGtctcaaacacagacactgacacacTTAAGAAACGAAGTGCAGCCTATCAAAGCACCCTTAGGCGCACTAGTACAGATAGAAATACTCTGAAGGTGAGGGCAGGTGCACCGCATCCTTGTTACGTGTTGCAATAA